A window of Hymenobacter aerilatus contains these coding sequences:
- a CDS encoding RES family NAD+ phosphorylase encodes MTARTPSNDPQATVPHQIAALQQLDLRQHSIEELTDRVRNLLEQQELQCLEFPAGLLLYRGIVSKDLPATLADVSYPPANRVIADQRANRAGQPMFYCSATWHPPFFEAGVQPGDQIVISRWQTQQPLRLASFGYADRCIDDPHTDRQKALRDALADLPAPRRQLAAFLTDLFTRTVHDDNQHHYRLSIAVAEACQLGTAFDGLLYPSAAMPSPAHNLALHPAYVEEDKLVLQYVEHLRVHQVGTETLDVCSLNFAREVTPDGHLCWINQPGNWVLREGAKATNCRFVAGSWLPS; translated from the coding sequence ATGACTGCTCGCACTCCTTCAAACGACCCCCAGGCCACGGTGCCGCACCAGATAGCAGCTTTACAACAGCTGGATCTGCGGCAACACTCCATTGAGGAACTCACCGACCGCGTGCGCAACCTGCTAGAACAGCAGGAACTGCAGTGTCTTGAGTTTCCGGCTGGTTTGCTTTTGTACCGAGGCATCGTAAGCAAAGACCTGCCTGCTACGCTGGCCGATGTCTCCTACCCACCTGCCAACCGGGTAATAGCCGATCAGCGCGCCAATCGTGCCGGGCAGCCCATGTTTTATTGCAGTGCTACCTGGCATCCGCCCTTTTTTGAGGCGGGTGTGCAGCCCGGCGACCAGATTGTTATCAGTCGCTGGCAAACCCAGCAACCGCTGCGTCTAGCTAGCTTCGGCTACGCCGACCGCTGCATCGACGACCCGCACACAGATCGGCAAAAGGCACTCCGCGATGCCCTGGCTGATCTGCCCGCACCCCGGCGTCAGCTGGCCGCTTTCCTGACCGACCTATTCACTAGAACCGTACACGACGACAACCAGCATCATTATCGGTTGTCCATTGCTGTAGCGGAAGCGTGCCAATTGGGTACAGCCTTCGATGGTCTCTTGTATCCATCGGCGGCTATGCCCTCGCCCGCCCACAATCTGGCGCTGCACCCCGCCTACGTAGAGGAAGACAAGCTTGTGTTGCAGTACGTAGAGCACTTGCGAGTACATCAGGTAGGAACCGAAACCCTTGACGTATGCTCCCTGAATTTTGCGCGTGAGGTAACACCAGACGGTCACCTATGTTGGATAAATCAGCCCGGCAACTGGGTGTTGCGGGAAGGGGCCAAAGCCACGAATTGTCGTTTCGTAGCTGGCAGTTGGCTACCGAGTTAG
- a CDS encoding NDR1/HIN1-like protein, translating into MASSFVRRHPVVTGLLVLVGFVLIGGGIAYFSTDRGKELLPTLEQPTLNISNITREKIKGNMVVQMRNHAPITLRIDSLHYTTRVDGKQLAQGHKSQPLVLHKNATSRLELPLELNLPQLTRKAQEAQRDCVTVQMHTVLYATLPVAGPQQFPVDVRKRVYIPKLPKIEVADVKITKLGLQEGKAQVYLRVTNYESIPFTIKQVSYHFQVEDDLDVQGQETQNVTFKKKGTELMPILVRFEPKSMPKVLFKSIFKAGKTNYRLTGTATVAAGQASARDATMKFNSQGTVKELKELAKGKKSD; encoded by the coding sequence ATGGCTTCTTCATTTGTCCGGCGTCATCCGGTTGTAACCGGCTTGTTGGTGCTGGTTGGTTTCGTGTTGATAGGTGGTGGTATTGCCTATTTTTCCACCGACCGCGGCAAGGAACTGCTGCCTACCCTAGAGCAACCAACGCTCAACATCAGCAACATCACCCGCGAAAAGATTAAGGGCAACATGGTGGTGCAGATGCGCAATCACGCGCCCATTACGCTCCGCATCGATAGCCTGCACTACACTACCCGCGTAGACGGCAAGCAACTGGCGCAAGGCCATAAAAGTCAGCCGCTTGTGCTTCATAAGAATGCTACTAGTCGCTTGGAGCTTCCATTGGAGCTGAACCTACCCCAGCTGACCCGCAAAGCCCAGGAGGCGCAGCGCGACTGCGTAACGGTGCAGATGCACACCGTACTGTACGCCACCCTGCCGGTGGCAGGCCCCCAGCAATTTCCTGTGGATGTGCGCAAACGCGTGTACATACCCAAGCTACCCAAGATTGAAGTGGCCGACGTAAAAATCACCAAGCTAGGGTTGCAAGAGGGCAAAGCGCAGGTCTACCTGCGCGTAACCAACTACGAGTCCATTCCTTTCACCATCAAACAGGTCAGCTACCACTTTCAAGTAGAAGACGACCTTGATGTGCAGGGCCAGGAGACTCAAAACGTCACGTTTAAGAAAAAAGGCACTGAACTGATGCCCATCCTTGTCCGGTTCGAGCCTAAATCCATGCCCAAAGTGCTGTTTAAGTCGATATTCAAGGCGGGCAAAACCAACTACCGGCTTACGGGCACGGCCACTGTGGCCGCCGGCCAGGCAAGCGCCCGCGATGCAACGATGAAGTTCAACAGCCAGGGCACTGTGAAAGAGCTGAAAGAGCTGGCCAAGGGCAAGAAGAGCGACTAG
- a CDS encoding DUF421 domain-containing protein has protein sequence MKKEEIEFMDWQRILLGNAPVEFLLEVVVRTCIIYVVLLLVMRLLGKRMNAQLTRIELAVMIMLGGIVSVGMEVPDRGLAHSALILVCTLLLFRFVNWLTFRYRQVELLTQGDLQILLVDGVLDWEAMRKANLSCAQLFASLRTEDIRHLGQLKRVYLETNGEFSLYRQAEPKPGLSVLPAPDVGLHQDAPRAEDLRACGHCGYTEPEPLPSPQSTTCPRCGASAWTYAVSAS, from the coding sequence GTGAAGAAGGAGGAAATAGAGTTTATGGATTGGCAGCGGATTCTGCTAGGCAATGCGCCGGTTGAGTTCCTGCTGGAGGTCGTTGTGCGCACCTGCATCATCTATGTGGTGTTGCTACTGGTGATGCGCTTACTAGGCAAGCGCATGAACGCGCAGCTCACGCGCATTGAGCTGGCCGTGATGATTATGCTAGGCGGCATTGTATCGGTAGGGATGGAAGTGCCAGACCGTGGGCTAGCGCACAGTGCTCTTATTCTGGTATGTACCCTACTGCTGTTCCGGTTCGTTAACTGGCTGACGTTCCGCTACCGTCAGGTAGAGCTGCTGACGCAGGGCGACTTGCAGATTCTGCTCGTGGATGGCGTGCTGGATTGGGAAGCCATGCGTAAGGCTAACTTATCGTGCGCGCAGCTTTTTGCCAGCCTACGAACCGAAGATATCAGGCATCTGGGGCAGCTTAAACGCGTGTATCTGGAAACAAACGGCGAGTTTAGCCTCTATCGCCAAGCCGAACCTAAACCTGGCCTGTCGGTTTTGCCTGCACCAGATGTAGGGCTGCACCAAGACGCTCCTCGCGCCGAGGACCTGCGGGCTTGCGGGCACTGTGGATATACCGAGCCAGAGCCGCTTCCATCACCCCAATCAACCACTTGCCCACGTTGCGGCGCCTCTGCCTGGACGTATGCCGTATCTGCATCATAA
- a CDS encoding FdhF/YdeP family oxidoreductase, which yields MEKSPASDPTKAGKTEQQTASDNVPKSGERPDQGKAPAMNPWENSNKDDADKRIMDAPDTVEARQQNPILAQPPMEFTGLTLGKPATVAAGITAVLKSGSFAFSEDGPIRGTHALLKLNQKNGFDCSSCAWPDPDGHRSVAEFCENGAKATASDSQDERVDPDFFAKHSLADLSRMTDRDLNNAGRLTHPMVLRPGATHYTPISWPEAFQLAADELNALASPDDAIFYTSGKVPNEPAYLYQLFVRQFGTNNMPDCSNMCHESSGAAMSPTTGLGKGSVTLNDIYEAEVIIVIGQNPGTNHPRMLSALQKAKRNGAKIISINPLQEAGLLHFKNPQDFMNPLLALGTLLGNGTPITDVYLQVRINSDQLVIRGLMKCLLEAEQLNPNQVLDHAFIRKYTTGYEEVIETLHNTSWADIEEASGLTKAEIQEAANLIARHKKVITCWAMGLTQQKNGVYTIQEIINMHFMKGAIGTAGAGLCPVRGHSNVQGDRTMGVWERPTDDFLDSLEKEFNFQSPREHGLDTVDSVKAMHDGKIKVFMAMGGNMLSACSDTEFVAEAMRKLRLSIHVTPKLNRGHLTNGEMALLLPCYTRVDIDMQKSGQQFMSCENSMGVVSMSKGVLEPLQGEMLSEVAIVCGIAIATLGERTSVDWVGCTENYDLIRDYVARTIPGFEQFNEKIRRPGGFYLPNGPRERTFTTENGKANFTCTPYEKHVLEPGQLVLMTIRSHDQFNTTVYDYNDRYRGVYNERRVIFMNPEDMADRGIQEKQQVNITSHFEDQERHAEKFIVVPYNIPKGNCAVYFPEGNVLVPIGSVAYKSNTPTSKFVVVTVAPVEMPIGTQIPTFHQVAVPA from the coding sequence ATGGAAAAATCTCCAGCTTCTGATCCTACGAAAGCAGGCAAAACGGAACAGCAAACTGCTTCCGACAACGTGCCGAAAAGCGGTGAACGGCCCGACCAAGGCAAAGCGCCCGCTATGAACCCGTGGGAAAACTCAAATAAGGACGATGCGGATAAGCGCATCATGGATGCCCCCGATACAGTAGAAGCCCGACAGCAAAACCCCATCTTGGCGCAGCCACCCATGGAGTTTACAGGCCTTACCTTGGGGAAGCCCGCCACAGTAGCTGCTGGCATCACGGCAGTGTTGAAATCAGGCAGCTTTGCTTTTAGCGAGGATGGCCCTATTCGGGGTACGCATGCACTCTTGAAGCTGAACCAAAAGAATGGTTTCGATTGCTCGAGCTGCGCCTGGCCCGACCCCGATGGGCATCGCTCGGTAGCCGAATTCTGCGAAAACGGCGCAAAGGCCACGGCCTCCGACTCGCAGGATGAGCGCGTAGACCCGGATTTCTTTGCCAAGCATAGCCTAGCGGACCTCTCGCGCATGACCGACCGCGACCTGAACAATGCCGGCCGCCTCACTCACCCGATGGTGCTGCGGCCGGGGGCTACCCACTACACGCCTATTTCGTGGCCCGAGGCGTTTCAACTAGCTGCCGATGAGCTGAATGCCCTAGCCTCGCCCGACGACGCCATTTTCTACACCTCAGGCAAGGTGCCCAACGAGCCCGCCTACCTCTACCAGCTCTTTGTACGGCAATTTGGCACCAATAATATGCCCGATTGCTCCAATATGTGCCACGAGAGCAGCGGCGCGGCTATGAGCCCTACCACGGGTCTGGGCAAGGGCTCGGTCACGCTCAATGACATCTACGAGGCCGAGGTCATCATCGTCATTGGGCAGAACCCCGGCACCAACCACCCACGCATGCTGTCGGCCTTACAGAAGGCCAAGCGTAACGGTGCCAAGATCATCAGCATCAACCCCTTGCAGGAAGCGGGTTTGTTGCACTTCAAAAATCCGCAGGACTTCATGAACCCGCTGCTGGCGTTGGGTACGCTGCTCGGCAATGGCACCCCCATTACCGACGTGTACCTGCAGGTTCGCATCAACAGCGACCAGCTGGTGATACGGGGCCTAATGAAGTGCCTGCTCGAAGCGGAGCAGCTCAACCCCAACCAAGTACTCGACCACGCCTTCATTCGGAAGTACACCACCGGCTACGAGGAAGTTATAGAAACGCTGCACAACACGAGCTGGGCGGACATTGAAGAAGCCAGTGGTCTGACTAAGGCCGAAATTCAGGAAGCGGCCAACCTGATTGCCCGCCACAAGAAAGTGATTACCTGCTGGGCCATGGGCCTTACACAGCAGAAAAACGGCGTGTATACCATTCAGGAGATTATCAATATGCACTTTATGAAGGGGGCCATTGGTACGGCTGGCGCAGGCCTGTGTCCGGTGCGCGGCCACTCCAACGTGCAGGGCGACCGGACCATGGGTGTTTGGGAGCGACCCACCGATGATTTCCTGGATTCGTTGGAAAAGGAGTTCAACTTTCAGTCCCCGCGTGAGCACGGCCTCGATACCGTCGATTCGGTGAAGGCCATGCACGATGGCAAAATCAAGGTATTTATGGCCATGGGCGGTAACATGCTCTCGGCCTGCTCCGACACGGAGTTTGTGGCGGAAGCCATGCGCAAACTACGCCTATCCATCCACGTGACGCCGAAGCTCAACCGTGGCCACCTCACCAACGGCGAAATGGCTCTGTTGCTGCCGTGCTACACCCGGGTAGATATCGATATGCAGAAATCGGGGCAGCAATTTATGTCCTGCGAAAACTCGATGGGCGTAGTGAGCATGAGTAAGGGCGTGCTAGAGCCCCTGCAAGGCGAGATGCTGAGCGAGGTGGCCATTGTGTGTGGCATTGCCATTGCCACGCTGGGCGAGCGTACTTCCGTGGACTGGGTAGGCTGCACCGAAAACTATGACCTGATTCGCGACTACGTAGCCCGCACGATTCCTGGGTTCGAGCAGTTCAACGAGAAGATTCGCCGCCCGGGTGGGTTCTACCTACCCAACGGCCCACGGGAGCGCACCTTCACCACCGAAAACGGCAAGGCCAATTTCACCTGCACGCCCTACGAAAAGCACGTGCTCGAACCCGGCCAACTGGTGCTCATGACCATCCGCTCGCACGACCAGTTCAACACCACTGTGTATGACTACAACGACCGCTACCGCGGCGTGTACAACGAGCGACGCGTGATTTTCATGAACCCCGAGGATATGGCGGACCGGGGCATCCAGGAAAAGCAGCAGGTCAATATCACTAGTCACTTCGAAGACCAGGAACGTCACGCTGAGAAGTTCATCGTGGTACCCTACAACATTCCGAAGGGCAATTGCGCGGTATATTTCCCTGAGGGCAACGTGCTGGTACCCATTGGCTCCGTGGCGTATAAGAGCAACACGCCTACCTCTAAGTTTGTGGTGGTGACGGTAGCCCCAGTAGAAATGCCCATCGGCACCCAAATTCCTACCTTCCACCAAGTGGCAGTGCCGGCGTAG
- a CDS encoding DUF421 domain-containing protein → MKPEDIHLTDWLRILFGEVPPSFFLEAILRIVFIYLLLVLAMRLMGNRMGSILTRNEMIALVSLAGANGVALMAPDRGLLPVVVAVAIIVGYQQVVAWQAARHEKLETFVLDDFAILVKEGELQLDKLEESVMSREQLLARLRNESIDNLGNVQRVYQEANGGFSFVKFSEPRPGLSILPLRDEQFRQEQPKAPGKYACASCARVVSSDVAPTTACVRCKHTEWQPAVIS, encoded by the coding sequence ATGAAGCCCGAAGACATTCATCTCACAGACTGGTTGCGTATTCTCTTCGGGGAGGTGCCACCAAGCTTCTTTCTGGAAGCTATTCTGCGCATTGTGTTCATCTACCTGTTGCTGGTGCTGGCCATGCGGCTGATGGGCAACCGCATGGGCTCTATACTTACCCGCAACGAGATGATTGCCCTCGTCTCGCTGGCCGGAGCCAATGGCGTGGCGCTGATGGCTCCCGATCGGGGGCTGCTACCCGTGGTGGTGGCCGTGGCTATTATCGTGGGCTACCAGCAGGTAGTTGCCTGGCAGGCCGCACGCCACGAAAAGCTGGAAACATTTGTGCTGGACGACTTCGCCATCCTGGTTAAAGAAGGCGAGTTGCAGCTCGATAAATTAGAGGAAAGCGTGATGTCGCGGGAGCAGCTGCTGGCTCGCTTGCGCAATGAAAGCATTGATAACCTGGGCAACGTGCAACGAGTCTACCAGGAAGCCAACGGAGGTTTCTCTTTCGTGAAGTTTTCTGAGCCCCGGCCGGGACTGTCTATCCTACCCCTGCGCGACGAGCAGTTTCGGCAGGAGCAGCCCAAAGCCCCCGGCAAATATGCCTGTGCCAGCTGCGCCCGGGTGGTTTCGAGTGATGTTGCGCCGACGACTGCCTGCGTAAGGTGTAAGCACACCGAATGGCAACCAGCTGTCATCAGCTAG